The genomic DNA TCTCTTGTCATGAGCATAGAGTTCAGGTTCCCTGCACCGGATGTGTGTAACTCCACAGAgatcatgtgagtgtgtgtgcgtgtgtgtgtgtgtgtgtgtgtgtgtgtgtgtgtgtgtgtgtgtgtgtgtgtgtgtgtgtgtgtgtgtgtgtgtgtgtgtgtgtgtgtgtgtgtgtgtgtgtgtgtgtgtgtgtgtgtgtgtgggtgaacgGGTTATGACAATGTGTTAATGGTCAAAGGCCAGTTGAATGGTCAGTATCTATCAGCCATTAACCACTGCTGCTATTCTCTCCTAGTGAGACACTGGCAGATGGTAGGAAGGTTTGTGTGAATACCTCTCTCACAAGATACCTTGCACCGCTGTTTGGGTGAGTTTGTCTGTTAGATATAATACAATATGAGGTCTTAGTTACATTTTTAGTTTCTCCATTGATGCTTGTTTGTGCATTGTTTTCTTCATCTGATCAAATCAGTTAGCTGTGCCCCTTACTCATATCAGTGGGGACTTTTCTTTCTTACTATTTTCCAGTTTTTTTTTACATCGCTTGCATATTGTGGTAAAGATCTGACGTCCTATTCCTCTGTGTCCTTGTGGTAATTTTAACTGAGCATGTAACAAACCGTAATATATCGATATTTTCCGCATTCCCCAGGCCTTCAACTGACCAAGACTGGGAAGGGACCACAACCCCCAACCCAAACACCTCTGCAGTATCCCCGTCTCCAACCACACAGATAGAGGAACAAATAAGCATTACACCCCCAGGACCCCAAGCACCCCCAGGACCTCCAGCCCCCCAGCACCCCCAGGACCCCCAGCCCCCCCAGGACCCCCAGCAACCCCAGGACCCCCAGCACCCAATGGGTCCTCAGGACGCTTTGGACAACAGGGGTAACTAACTACAGTTGTTATTCTCAGTTTACTGTGGTCAATCACTATGTTTGTATGTCTTACTGTGGTGGGTTGTGGGTAGTAGTATAGCTATTTTACCTCCAGCCATGTTGTACCTACCTATTAACAACATGGACTAAACTAAATCTCTAAATGTTTATCCTTATTTTCATACTGGAAGAAGTATTTACTGTAAAAACATATCTTTAATGTCTACGCCCCTTTAGccttcagaacagtctcaatgcgtcggggcatggattctacaaggtgtcaaaagcgttccatggggatgctggcccatgttgactccaatgcttcccacagttgtgtcaagttggctggacgcCCTTTgattggtggaccattcttgatacacatgagaaactgttgagtgtgaaaaat from Salmo salar chromosome ssa07, Ssal_v3.1, whole genome shotgun sequence includes the following:
- the LOC106608560 gene encoding arginine-glutamic acid dipeptide repeats protein isoform X3, translated to MFMESPDTDVEDVRFEEFCLKISDDSHCTTAEPEPRQTVTNKSTQLAMSSPSDDKEDINSTLQPAVSSSSLVANFMGIPPGRGKLGPIEREGCRCKTWQEHTTDQSLVMSIEFRFPAPDVCNSTEIIETLADGRKVCVNTSLTRYLAPLFGPSTDQDWEGTTTPNPNTSAVSPSPTTQIEEQISITPPGPQAPPGPPAPQHPQDPQPPQDPQQPQDPQHPMGPQDALDNRDLVCRDACASRRRAEG